From a single Apium graveolens cultivar Ventura chromosome 2, ASM990537v1, whole genome shotgun sequence genomic region:
- the LOC141697714 gene encoding nudix hydrolase 25-like — translation STYDFPPVVKVKVNRLWEEGEWHGQAQKWFLMRLMKDESEINLASGEVDPEFSEWKWANTGDVIEQAVDYKRPTYEEVMKNCRSHLGVNRTPTKCQSTK, via the exons TCAACTTACGACTTTCCACCAGTTGTAAAAGTAAAAGTTAATCGTCTCTGGGAAGAAGGTGAATGGCATGGACAGGCACAGAAGTG GTTCCTTATGCGACTAATGAAGGATGAAAGCGAGATTAACTTAGCTAGTGGTGAAGTAGATCCAGAATTTTCAGAGTGGAAATGGGCGAACACCGGAGATGTAATTGAGCAG GCAGTGGATTACAAGAGGCCAACATATGAGGAAGTTATGAAAAATTGCAGGTCTCACTTAGGCGTAAACAGAACACCTACTAAATGTCAGTCAACAAAATAG